ACCCAGCATTAGCATCATTGCCAGCAACAGCAACATGACCCAGGCCAGCGGATCGGACGACAGGGTACCGCGCAACGCAGTCAAGCGCTCCGCTGCCGTGCCTAACCAGGTCGGCACGCTGGCCGGTTGCTCGGTGAAAACCAGATAGAGTTCCGGTCCGATCCGCCCAATCGCCCGAAAGGCATCAAAACCATGCAAGAAGGTGAGCAGCAGGAACAAGGAGGCAATGCTTCCAAGCAAAGAAAAACCGATCAAACTCCCCAAACTGCCTGACGACAAAATGGTGCGCCTGACCCGATCCGCCGGCTTCAGACCGCCCCGATCAAGGGATTGCTCCATCACACAGCCCTCACCTGTTATTACACTTCAATTGCAATATTTAAGAGAATTCAAAGAGACGACACAACCCGTCACCCGACTTTGGTGCACATCTTCTGGCAAGACAGACAGGTGGCAGATGAAAATGCGGGCGAACCGCCTGAAGCAAAGGCAGGCACTTCGGCAAAGTATGCACACAAATTGATCAAATCAGCACAGATGCACAAAAAACATTCAATTACCACGTTTAACCTGACTCATTTGGAAACACAGAACGCCCCCGAAACAGCCCGAATTCTGCCTCCAAAGGCGGCAAGAGCACATTTTGTTGCCGCGCCGCCCATCTGGCACAGCCCTTGCAAATCTTAACAAACCCTATGCAAGAAGAAGGTTGTTCCAAGTGCGCTGCCAAATCTCGATCCTCCCACACGCCCGAGCGCCTCAAAGGCGCCTCCTTATGGAGGCGTGAGAGATGAATGCAGCCCTTTTCCCCCTCAGCGCCGAGCAGTCTCCCCCCTTTTCCGCCTCCTCCTCCCGGGCAGAAAGAGCGGCTGGAGAAGGCAGAATAAGCCTCAAGCTCGGCGCTGAGGGCGCGACAAAGCTCGACCGTCTCTACCAACAAGGTTGCGCCAAGATCCGTTTACCCAAGGTCTATGGATCGAACGCGCTCGAAGCCGTGTTGATCAATAGCTCCGGCGGACTGACCGGCGGTGACCGCCTCAGTTGGGACATCAAGGCCGCGTCCGGCACCCATGGGGTCGCTACGACACAGGCCTGCGAAAAAATCTACAAATCCGATGAAGGCCCGGCAGAACTCAGCACTGCGATCACAGTGGCTGATGGCGCCCGTTTCGACTGGCTGCCGCAGGAAAGCATCTTGTTTGACCGCGCCCGGTTAAGCCGCCGAATGACCGTGAATCTGACCGGCTCGGCCCGGTTTCTCGCCTTGGAAGCTGTATTGCTGGGCCGTTTGGCGATGGGCGAAAAAGTCCATGATATCGGCTTTTCCGACCGCTGGATAATCCGCCGCAACAATCGTCTCATCCATGCCGACGCCCTTTCCTTTCAGGGCGATGTCATCGCCTTTGGCAAATCGCCGTCCACCCTGTCCGGCCATCAGGCCTTTGCCAGCCTTTGCTATTGCGGCCCGGAAGACAGCGACCAGCTCGAATGCAAGCTCGCCGAGGCGCGCGCCTTGGCTGCGGCTTTCACCGACTGTCATATCGGCCTGTCCGCCATGCCGGGAAAAATCATTTTGCGCATGACCGCGCCGGACGGACTTCAGCTCCGCGCCGCGCTCATCCCGCTCATCACCCTGTTTCGGTCCGGAGCCCCCTTGCCGCGCGTCTGGACCACTTGAGAAAAAAAGAGAAGAGGAAGCGTCATGAATTTGACCCCGAGGGAGAAAGACAAACTGCTCATCGCCATGGCGGCGATGGTTGCCCGTCGTCGGCTGGAACGCGGTGTCCGTCTCAACCATCCTGAAGCCATTGCGCTCATCAGCGACTTCATCGTCGAAGGCGCCCGCGATGGCCGCACCGTCGCCGATTTGATGGAAGCAGGTGCCCACATCATCAGCCGGGATCAGGTGATGGAAGGAATCCCGGAAATGATCCATGACATTCAGGTCGAAGCGACCTTCCCTGACGGGGTCAAGCTCGTCACCGTCCACGAACCGATCCGCTAGGAGGCGACCATGATTCCAGGCGAAATCATCACCGCAGCCGGTGACATCGAACTCAA
The nucleotide sequence above comes from Cohaesibacter intestini. Encoded proteins:
- a CDS encoding urease subunit gamma, producing the protein MNLTPREKDKLLIAMAAMVARRRLERGVRLNHPEAIALISDFIVEGARDGRTVADLMEAGAHIISRDQVMEGIPEMIHDIQVEATFPDGVKLVTVHEPIR
- a CDS encoding urease accessory protein UreD encodes the protein MNAALFPLSAEQSPPFSASSSRAERAAGEGRISLKLGAEGATKLDRLYQQGCAKIRLPKVYGSNALEAVLINSSGGLTGGDRLSWDIKAASGTHGVATTQACEKIYKSDEGPAELSTAITVADGARFDWLPQESILFDRARLSRRMTVNLTGSARFLALEAVLLGRLAMGEKVHDIGFSDRWIIRRNNRLIHADALSFQGDVIAFGKSPSTLSGHQAFASLCYCGPEDSDQLECKLAEARALAAAFTDCHIGLSAMPGKIILRMTAPDGLQLRAALIPLITLFRSGAPLPRVWTT